A window from Chryseobacterium vaccae encodes these proteins:
- the menA gene encoding 1,4-dihydroxy-2-naphthoate octaprenyltransferase — protein sequence MTDWIKAARLRTLPLSLSGIIMGAFIAKWRLYREGGTWDWKIFALALLVTLLYQILSNYANDYGDGVKGTDAKRINEAEARAVASGKITAKQMKNAVILFSALSFIATVALLYTAFIPEYMNEFYIFIGLGVACILAAIGYTVGKKPYGYMGLGDIFVFIFFGLVSVCGSYFLFTKTFSWDMLLPGTAIGMMSMAVLNLNNMRDIESDKLSGKNSFALRIGFKNAMIYEMILLQLPLVLILIFLGVNGFIQAQNYYAFIVMILLFPLAKLRRSIMAVKEPRELDQYLKQVGIMTFVMAILTAAGLNLFN from the coding sequence ATGACTGATTGGATAAAAGCCGCGAGGCTAAGAACTTTACCGCTTTCCCTAAGCGGAATTATTATGGGAGCTTTCATCGCCAAATGGAGGCTTTACAGAGAAGGCGGAACCTGGGACTGGAAAATTTTTGCTCTGGCTCTTCTGGTAACCCTTTTGTATCAGATTTTATCAAATTATGCCAATGATTACGGTGACGGAGTAAAAGGAACCGACGCTAAAAGAATCAATGAAGCAGAAGCAAGAGCAGTAGCATCAGGAAAGATTACAGCAAAACAGATGAAAAATGCGGTAATCCTTTTTTCTGCACTTTCTTTTATTGCGACAGTTGCTTTATTATACACAGCCTTCATCCCTGAGTACATGAATGAATTTTATATCTTCATCGGGCTGGGAGTAGCCTGTATTTTAGCAGCAATAGGGTATACGGTAGGTAAAAAACCTTACGGATATATGGGACTGGGAGATATTTTTGTATTTATCTTCTTCGGACTGGTTTCCGTGTGTGGAAGTTATTTCCTGTTTACCAAAACTTTCAGCTGGGATATGTTATTACCAGGAACAGCTATTGGAATGATGAGCATGGCGGTTCTTAACCTTAATAACATGAGAGATATTGAAAGTGATAAGTTGTCAGGAAAAAACAGTTTCGCATTGAGAATCGGTTTCAAAAATGCCATGATCTATGAAATGATCCTGTTACAGCTTCCACTGGTTCTGATTCTTATATTTTTAGGCGTGAACGGATTTATTCAGGCGCAGAATTACTACGCTTTTATTGTAATGATCCTGTTGTTTCCGCTGGCGAAACTGAGAAGAAGCATCATGGCTGTAAAAGAACCAAGAGAATTAGACCAATATCTAAAGCAGGTGGGAATTATGACGTTTGTAATGGCAATTCTTACAGCAGCCGGACTTAATTTATTCAACTAA
- a CDS encoding 1,4-dihydroxy-2-naphthoyl-CoA synthase: MIEWKTAKEYDDITYKKCNGVARIAFNRPEVRNAFRPKTTSELYDAFYDASEDPSIGVVLLSGEGPSSKDGGWAFCSGGDQKARGHQGYVGEDGRHRLNILEVQRLIRFMPKVVIAVVPGWAVGGGHSLHVVCDLTLASKEHAIFKQTDADVTSFDGGYGSAYLAKMVGQKKAREIFFLGRNYSAQEALDMGMVNAVIPHAELEDTAYEWAQEILAKSPTSIRMLKFAMNLTDDGMVGQQVFAGEATRLAYMTAEAQEGRNAFLEKRKPNFGEDQWIS, from the coding sequence ATGATTGAGTGGAAAACCGCCAAAGAATACGACGATATTACCTACAAAAAATGCAATGGGGTAGCAAGAATTGCTTTCAACAGACCGGAAGTGCGTAACGCTTTCAGACCTAAAACAACCTCAGAACTTTATGATGCTTTTTATGATGCTTCAGAAGACCCTTCCATAGGAGTGGTTCTCTTATCAGGAGAAGGACCGAGCTCAAAAGATGGAGGTTGGGCTTTCTGCAGCGGAGGAGACCAGAAAGCAAGAGGACATCAGGGATATGTAGGAGAAGATGGAAGACACCGTCTGAATATTTTAGAAGTTCAGCGTCTGATCCGTTTCATGCCAAAAGTGGTTATCGCAGTTGTTCCGGGATGGGCAGTTGGCGGAGGACACTCTCTTCACGTAGTTTGTGATCTTACCTTAGCAAGTAAAGAACATGCTATTTTTAAACAGACTGATGCTGATGTTACCAGCTTTGACGGTGGTTACGGATCTGCTTACCTGGCGAAAATGGTAGGTCAGAAAAAAGCCCGTGAAATATTCTTTTTAGGAAGAAATTATTCTGCTCAGGAAGCGTTGGATATGGGAATGGTGAATGCCGTAATTCCTCACGCAGAACTGGAAGATACCGCTTATGAGTGGGCTCAGGAAATCCTTGCAAAGTCTCCGACTTCTATCAGAATGCTGAAATTTGCTATGAACCTTACAGACGATGGAATGGTTGGCCAGCAGGTATTTGCAGGAGAAGCAACCCGTTTAGCTTACATGACCGCGGAGGCTCAGGAAGGAAGAAATGCATTCCTTGAAAAAAGAAAACCAAACTTCGGGGAAGATCAATGGATCTCATAA
- a CDS encoding nucleoside 2-deoxyribosyltransferase domain-containing protein produces the protein MRQLILSLAFILLSWGVSAQKVTVIKSPAALPTEDKRLKIFLGGSIDMGNAEDWQAKVTRELSEKNFILFNPRRDDWNKDWKPVSTEPNFRKQVEWELEALEKSDLIIMYFTPKSQSPISLLELGLYARTNKLMVVCPEGY, from the coding sequence ATGAGACAACTTATTCTATCATTAGCATTTATCCTTTTATCATGGGGTGTATCTGCTCAAAAAGTAACGGTTATAAAATCTCCGGCAGCATTGCCTACTGAAGATAAAAGGTTAAAAATATTTCTGGGCGGCAGCATTGATATGGGCAATGCTGAAGACTGGCAGGCCAAAGTTACCAGGGAATTATCTGAAAAGAATTTTATATTATTTAATCCAAGGCGGGATGACTGGAATAAGGACTGGAAACCTGTGAGCACTGAACCTAATTTCAGGAAACAGGTAGAATGGGAACTTGAAGCATTAGAAAAATCAGATCTCATCATCATGTACTTCACCCCTAAATCCCAAAGCCCGATAAGCTTACTGGAACTGGGACTTTATGCAAGAACAAATAAACTGATGGTGGTCTGCCCTGAAGGATACTAG
- a CDS encoding tetratricopeptide repeat protein — protein sequence MKKLILGIAIVASAFVFGQKGDVNAQLQAANKAAMDAYNAKNYTAAAPKFVEVYNLLKGSGQDDKIYMYYAGLSYALANNSDEAIKIYTDLINSGFTGIQTTYTAKEKKTGNVVPLDKTTWDLMKKNSDYSDFKTEQTPSVEPDLYETLTTLLLNAKKPNEALVIIEKGLAKYPNNAKLKDAQGTAYYASGNTDKFISTLKEQLAKNPTDATNWYNLGVMQSKNPATSEDAIASFKKAIELKPDMNNAHQNLVYTVIGDDSKTVEQINALRKDKPDEASKLIDARRERFAKALPYAEAWYKASPQNIEAVTALKEIYVVTKNMEKVKEMKAKETELAAKPKQ from the coding sequence ATGAAGAAACTCATTTTAGGTATTGCTATCGTTGCTTCTGCATTCGTTTTCGGGCAGAAAGGCGATGTAAATGCCCAACTGCAGGCGGCTAATAAGGCTGCTATGGATGCGTATAACGCAAAAAACTATACCGCAGCAGCTCCTAAATTTGTAGAAGTTTACAACTTACTGAAAGGAAGCGGGCAGGATGACAAGATTTATATGTATTATGCAGGGCTTAGCTATGCGTTGGCAAACAATAGCGATGAAGCGATTAAAATTTACACAGATTTAATTAATTCAGGCTTTACAGGTATCCAGACAACTTATACTGCTAAAGAAAAGAAAACAGGAAACGTTGTGCCTTTGGATAAAACAACCTGGGATCTTATGAAGAAAAATTCTGATTATTCAGATTTTAAAACAGAACAGACTCCAAGTGTTGAACCGGATTTGTATGAAACATTAACCACTCTTCTCTTAAATGCTAAGAAACCGAATGAGGCTTTAGTAATCATTGAGAAAGGATTGGCGAAATACCCTAATAACGCGAAACTGAAAGATGCTCAGGGAACTGCTTATTATGCATCAGGAAATACAGATAAATTTATTTCTACCCTTAAAGAGCAGCTGGCTAAAAACCCGACTGATGCCACAAACTGGTACAACCTTGGGGTAATGCAGTCTAAAAATCCTGCAACATCAGAAGATGCTATTGCGTCATTCAAAAAAGCAATTGAGCTTAAGCCTGATATGAATAATGCTCACCAGAACCTTGTTTATACAGTAATTGGAGATGATTCTAAAACGGTAGAGCAGATCAATGCTTTAAGAAAAGATAAGCCGGACGAAGCATCGAAACTTATCGATGCAAGAAGAGAAAGATTTGCTAAAGCTTTACCTTATGCAGAAGCATGGTACAAAGCATCTCCGCAAAATATTGAAGCTGTTACTGCCTTAAAAGAAATTTATGTAGTAACTAAAAATATGGAGAAAGTAAAAGAAATGAAAGCTAAAGAAACAGAATTGGCTGCAAAACCAAAACAATAA
- the gyrA gene encoding DNA gyrase subunit A: MQKEGERLIPINIVDEMKSSYIDYSMSVIVSRALPDVRDGLKPVHRRVLYGMYGLGVFSNRKYLKSARIVGDVLGKYHPHGDSSVYDAMVRMAQNWSLRYPQVDGQGNFGSMDGDPPAAMRYTEARLKKISDEVLADLDKETVDFQNNFDDSLQEPTVLPTKVPNLLVNGTSGIAVGMATNMAPHNLSESIDAICAYIDNKEITIDELMHHITAPDFPTGGIIYGYDGVRDAFHTGRGRVVLRAKVNFEEIGNRNAIIVTEVPYQVNKADMIARTAELVKDDKIQGIHEIRDESDRNGLRVVYELKNDAIPNVVLNLLYKYTALQTSFSVNNIALVKGRPEQLNLKDIIHHFVEHRHEVIVRRTKFELKKAKERAHILEGFMKVIGTQDALDRAISIIRHSANPQAAKEGLIEAFELSDIQAQAILDLRLARLTGMELDKIRDEYDAIMKEILNLEEILANESRRFEIIKEELIEIKEKYGDERRTEIDFSGGEMSIEDIIPNEAVVLTISHAGYVKRTSLSEYKIQSRGGVGNKAATTRDSDFLEYIVSATNHQYMLFFTEKGRCYWLRVFEIPEGSKTAKGRAVQNLINIEPDDKIKAYIRTNNLKDAEYVNQMSVVMVTKNGTIKKTSLEAYSRPRVNGVNAIEIRDNDQLLGAYLTNGTSQIMIATKNGKCIRFPEEKVREVGRGSIGVRGIAMEDNDEVIGMIVVNDVEKETVLVVSEKGYGKRTAVEDYRITNRGGKGVITLNITEKTGNLIAIQNVTDEDGLMIINKSGVAIRMGMDEMRVMGRNTQGVKLINLKKNDEIAAIAKVAMDKDVEEDSEENEEGTGSLFDNQENDNTEPQAENETPAEGNENSDSEE; this comes from the coding sequence ATGCAAAAAGAAGGAGAAAGACTGATTCCTATCAACATTGTTGATGAAATGAAGTCGTCTTATATCGATTATTCGATGTCCGTTATCGTGTCAAGAGCACTTCCGGATGTAAGAGACGGCCTGAAACCCGTTCATAGAAGAGTACTGTATGGTATGTATGGACTAGGGGTTTTTTCAAATAGAAAATACTTGAAATCTGCGAGAATTGTTGGGGACGTTTTGGGTAAATACCACCCGCACGGAGACTCTTCTGTATACGATGCAATGGTGAGAATGGCTCAGAACTGGAGCTTACGTTACCCGCAGGTAGACGGACAGGGGAACTTCGGTTCAATGGATGGAGACCCGCCTGCAGCAATGCGTTATACCGAAGCAAGACTGAAAAAAATCTCTGATGAGGTGCTTGCAGATCTTGATAAAGAAACCGTTGATTTTCAGAATAACTTTGATGATAGTTTACAGGAACCTACCGTTCTTCCTACCAAAGTTCCTAACCTTCTGGTAAATGGTACTTCAGGAATTGCAGTAGGGATGGCCACCAATATGGCACCACATAACCTGTCTGAATCAATTGATGCAATTTGTGCTTACATTGATAATAAAGAAATTACCATTGATGAGTTAATGCATCATATCACAGCACCGGATTTCCCTACAGGAGGTATTATCTATGGATATGACGGGGTAAGAGATGCTTTCCATACCGGAAGAGGAAGAGTAGTGCTGAGAGCGAAGGTGAATTTCGAAGAAATCGGAAACAGAAACGCAATCATTGTTACAGAAGTTCCTTACCAGGTCAATAAAGCAGATATGATTGCCAGAACTGCTGAATTGGTTAAAGATGACAAAATTCAGGGGATTCATGAGATCAGAGACGAATCGGACAGAAATGGTCTGCGTGTTGTTTATGAACTGAAAAATGATGCGATTCCTAACGTTGTTCTGAACCTTTTATATAAGTATACAGCGCTTCAGACGTCTTTCAGTGTTAACAATATTGCCTTAGTTAAGGGAAGACCGGAACAGCTGAACTTAAAAGATATCATTCATCATTTTGTAGAGCACAGACATGAGGTGATCGTAAGAAGAACCAAGTTTGAGCTTAAAAAAGCAAAAGAAAGAGCCCACATTCTTGAAGGTTTCATGAAAGTAATCGGAACCCAGGATGCATTAGACAGGGCAATTTCTATCATTCGTCACAGTGCAAACCCTCAGGCAGCAAAAGAAGGCCTGATTGAAGCATTTGAGCTTTCTGATATTCAGGCACAGGCAATCCTTGATCTTAGATTGGCACGTCTTACAGGAATGGAGCTTGATAAGATCCGCGACGAATATGATGCGATCATGAAAGAGATCCTGAATTTGGAAGAGATTTTGGCTAATGAAAGCAGAAGATTCGAGATTATTAAGGAAGAGCTTATTGAGATCAAAGAAAAATATGGCGACGAAAGAAGAACGGAAATTGATTTTTCAGGAGGTGAAATGTCCATCGAGGATATCATCCCGAATGAAGCAGTAGTTCTTACAATTTCGCATGCAGGATACGTGAAGAGAACTTCCCTTTCCGAATATAAAATTCAGAGCAGAGGAGGAGTAGGAAATAAAGCCGCAACAACAAGAGATTCCGATTTCCTTGAATATATTGTTTCTGCAACCAACCACCAGTATATGCTGTTCTTTACAGAAAAAGGAAGATGTTACTGGCTAAGGGTATTTGAAATCCCTGAAGGTTCCAAAACTGCTAAAGGAAGAGCCGTACAGAACCTGATTAATATTGAACCGGACGACAAGATCAAAGCATACATCAGAACCAACAACTTAAAAGATGCTGAATATGTCAATCAAATGAGTGTAGTGATGGTGACTAAGAATGGTACCATTAAGAAAACATCACTTGAAGCCTATTCAAGACCAAGAGTAAACGGGGTAAATGCTATTGAGATCAGAGATAATGACCAGTTATTGGGAGCTTACCTAACTAACGGGACTTCCCAGATTATGATTGCTACCAAAAATGGTAAGTGTATCCGTTTCCCTGAAGAAAAAGTAAGAGAAGTAGGAAGAGGTTCCATCGGAGTACGTGGTATTGCCATGGAAGACAATGATGAGGTTATTGGTATGATTGTTGTGAACGATGTAGAGAAAGAAACCGTTCTTGTAGTATCTGAAAAAGGATACGGCAAGAGAACAGCTGTAGAAGATTACAGAATCACCAATAGAGGAGGAAAAGGAGTTATTACCCTTAACATTACCGAAAAAACCGGAAATCTGATTGCTATTCAGAATGTGACAGACGAAGATGGATTGATGATCATCAATAAATCGGGTGTTGCCATCAGAATGGGTATGGATGAAATGAGAGTAATGGGAAGAAATACCCAGGGAGTAAAACTGATCAACCTCAAGAAAAATGACGAAATTGCAGCCATTGCAAAAGTAGCCATGGATAAAGATGTAGAAGAAGATTCTGAAGAAAATGAAGAAGGAACAGGAAGTCTTTTCGATAACCAGGAAAACGATAATACAGAACCTCAGGCTGAAAATGAAACACCAGCAGAGGGAAATGAGAATTCTGACTCTGAAGAATAA
- a CDS encoding DUF4286 family protein has translation MSLLSITFHCTKNNIEEWENYIDETLVLMAENLMDVNKYILSEVHSDYIEEGKNYNLLLMFDNDDLREDFIKSEMVNIAERVEKKFGQEVMIFNTFLNPKKSRM, from the coding sequence ATGAGCCTATTAAGTATAACTTTCCACTGCACGAAAAACAATATTGAAGAATGGGAAAATTATATTGATGAAACCCTGGTCCTGATGGCAGAAAACCTGATGGATGTCAATAAGTATATCCTGTCGGAAGTACACAGCGATTATATTGAAGAAGGCAAGAATTACAATCTTCTTCTGATGTTTGATAATGATGATCTTCGTGAAGATTTCATTAAAAGTGAGATGGTAAACATCGCTGAGAGGGTTGAAAAGAAATTCGGACAGGAGGTTATGATCTTCAATACATTCCTGAATCCTAAAAAATCCAGAATGTAA
- a CDS encoding GNAT family N-acetyltransferase — MNYELREMLPADEAKVLEIFRQGVNGGIATFETEIPTAEAWNMEYFNDCRWVLENETNEVVGWCALKPVSKRECFKGVAEVSIYFDNNYQGKGLGSVLLKKLILDSEDHGFWTLQINIFPENEASIRFHQKNGFRTVGVRKKIGKLNGQWKDVIMMEKRSENIG, encoded by the coding sequence ATGAATTACGAATTAAGAGAAATGCTTCCCGCTGATGAAGCTAAAGTGCTGGAAATTTTCAGACAGGGTGTAAACGGAGGGATTGCTACTTTTGAAACAGAAATCCCTACTGCTGAAGCCTGGAATATGGAATATTTCAATGACTGCCGTTGGGTATTGGAGAATGAAACAAATGAAGTGGTTGGATGGTGCGCTTTAAAGCCTGTCAGCAAAAGAGAATGCTTTAAAGGAGTTGCTGAAGTAAGTATTTATTTCGATAATAATTATCAGGGAAAAGGTTTAGGATCGGTTCTCTTAAAAAAACTGATTCTGGATAGTGAAGATCATGGTTTCTGGACGCTGCAGATTAATATCTTCCCTGAAAATGAAGCATCCATCAGATTTCATCAGAAAAATGGCTTCAGAACGGTGGGAGTAAGAAAGAAAATAGGAAAACTCAATGGGCAATGGAAAGATGTGATCATGATGGAGAAAAGAAGTGAAAATATCGGATAA
- a CDS encoding DUF421 domain-containing protein, producing MDPILNVVVRSLCVYLFMVIAIRLFGKNQLSQLNAGDVVLLLLISNAVQNAMVGPDTSLQGGLIAALVLFVANFILKRFMFANHKFETFMEEDPVVLIKDGIIDQVALNRVKITRDELEEAIREHGVEKIKNVKLSILEVDGNISVISEDEQEKQTHYSRIKRKNKRKYH from the coding sequence GTGGATCCTATTCTTAACGTAGTTGTCCGTTCGCTGTGCGTCTACCTTTTTATGGTGATTGCGATACGGCTTTTTGGGAAAAATCAACTTTCACAGCTGAATGCCGGAGATGTTGTTTTATTGCTTCTGATCTCTAATGCCGTTCAGAATGCAATGGTAGGTCCCGATACATCCCTTCAGGGCGGCCTAATTGCTGCGCTTGTTCTGTTCGTTGCCAACTTTATTTTAAAACGTTTCATGTTTGCCAATCATAAATTTGAAACATTTATGGAAGAAGATCCGGTGGTTCTGATTAAAGACGGGATTATTGATCAGGTGGCTTTAAACAGAGTGAAAATTACCCGTGATGAACTTGAAGAAGCCATCCGTGAGCACGGTGTTGAAAAAATAAAGAATGTAAAGCTGTCTATTTTAGAAGTAGATGGCAACATCAGTGTGATTTCAGAAGATGAACAGGAAAAACAGACCCATTATTCAAGAATCAAAAGAAAGAATAAAAGAAAATACCATTAA
- a CDS encoding DUF3828 domain-containing protein has product MRRLFFLSLSMILFFTACNKAGPSPSSGNGNDAVTEKVNDLYTQYGTSNEALYHQSFSDSLFSPDLKRTLETAINTSKADIEKVKNSDHPDEKPLLFEGAVFSSLYEGYTGYRIKSTNISADKATADAAVEFEYTASPPKMIWTDHVNLVNSKQGWKIDNIIFDTIAHSKDLKTTLNEFIKNAQ; this is encoded by the coding sequence ATGAGACGACTATTCTTCTTATCATTAAGTATGATCCTCTTTTTCACAGCATGCAATAAAGCCGGACCTTCACCTTCATCAGGCAATGGGAATGACGCAGTTACTGAAAAGGTGAATGATCTTTATACTCAATATGGAACTTCTAATGAAGCTTTATATCATCAGTCTTTTTCTGACAGCCTGTTTTCTCCTGATCTGAAAAGAACCCTGGAAACAGCGATCAATACATCAAAAGCAGATATTGAGAAAGTAAAGAACAGTGATCATCCGGATGAAAAACCTTTGCTATTTGAAGGGGCTGTTTTCTCAAGTTTATATGAAGGATATACCGGCTACAGGATCAAATCTACAAATATAAGTGCTGATAAAGCGACTGCTGATGCTGCCGTGGAGTTTGAATATACTGCAAGTCCGCCAAAAATGATCTGGACAGATCATGTAAATCTGGTTAATTCAAAACAGGGCTGGAAGATTGATAATATTATTTTTGATACCATTGCTCATTCTAAAGATCTTAAAACCACACTGAATGAGTTTATTAAAAACGCTCAATAA
- a CDS encoding bacteriocin-like protein has translation MKNLKKLTKTDLKAVYGGQPKIYCFYCERYNRTICSEIRLSQCP, from the coding sequence ATGAAAAACTTAAAAAAATTGACAAAAACAGATCTGAAAGCCGTGTACGGAGGACAGCCTAAAATTTACTGCTTTTATTGTGAAAGGTATAATAGAACAATATGCAGTGAAATTCGCCTCTCTCAGTGCCCTTAA